The nucleotide sequence GGATTTTTGGGTTCCGTGAAAAGTTCTTGCATGTGTTTCTTTACATAACCTTTCAGTGGGTGTTTATATTTGGTCTGATTGGTGTAGCTGTTTGGGCGATGACTGTAGCTGAGTTCTCTTCCACCCCACGCAGGATCCAGAAGCAGGAAGTGGAGACGGACTTCaagagggaggtggagaaagTGAAGGAGGCGAAGGAGGACTCTTCCAAGCAGCCGGAGCTGGAGTCGCAGATGGAGAGCTTTCTGAGGGTGAGTGGGTCGCATGCAAACAACCATCAAACGAGCAAAAAACCCACACACCTACATTCGTCCACCAGGGGAGATCCTTCGCTTTTTATATTGTGCGAGACAAACGAGACAAAGATCACAGCTGTGTACGCAATGCTTTGTCTCTGTGAACTTTTGCTTTCAGAGATTCAGCCTAAAATCAGTAACACTGGCATATTAACATCAGATCTTCTTGAGCTGCtaagtggaatcaggtgtgcccaGTTAGGGCTTACATGTAAACCTACTGGACgatggatctccaggaacaggggttgGTCAGCCCTGTGTTAAACCAGTGCACCAGTTCTCATTACGTGTTGATGTGAACCCTTTGCCCCTTCCCAGAGGGCCGAGGTGAGGCTGGCCGAGGTGGAGGTGTCCCTGCAGGCCCTGGACTCCGTCAGCCAGTCCGTGGCCGAGTTCTTCTGCGAGGATCCCGCCCTCTTCAGGCTGGAGGAGTGCTGCTCCATCTTCCACTCCTTCTGCGACAAGTTCATGAGGGCTGTGCAGGTGAGTACCCCAAGACCAGAGCCGTACAGGTGAGACCCCAAACAAGGGGCGTCTGACTCCAGACGAGGGCGAGACAGACCCCAGACACCGGGGGCGTCTGACTCCAGACAGAGATTTTAAGGCTATGGTTTAAAAAACGTCCCAACTCAACTAGATGGGTCGATAGATTGATTAATAGATGTAGTTTATTGATCTCCAACAGCAGATCTCCAGCActgtacagcactgacacacaggcgtAGTGAAAGTAACAGCCATCACATGACACATCTGCACACATACTGAACCCTGACAAGTACTATGGTGCAGGTTTGGATCCTATGGGACAGGTGTGTGAGCCAGAGGCTAAAGGTAACTTGTAGCCCTGACTTTTGAAAGACCCCAGACACAATGGCGACTCTCTTTCCGTTTGCTGGCTCTGCGCAGGAGAACCGCGAGCGGGAGGTGGCGGAGCAGAAGAAGAGGCAGAGGCTCCAGAACGCGGCCAAGCGGCGGTCCGTGGCCACCTGCTCCGGCCTGGACCGCGACAAGGACCTGGAGGACGTGGCCCTGGAGGCCGTCCTGGAGAAGTTCCTGTCCAGCCGCGGGTCCCGCCGGAGGGGTGGGGCCACCGCGCCCGCGGGGGGCAGCCTGGCCGATTTGGGCTTGGGgaagacgacgacgacgacgtcGTCGACGACCACCTCCGTGGGGGAGCCCCAGCCGAAGCCCTGCCCCTTCAGAGGCGCCGAGGCGCGGATGAACGGGTGGAATTCGGCTCAGGACCTGAGCGTGAGCGCGAGCGCCCGGACAGGGGAGGGGCAGCCCCGCGGGGCGgacgagaggagagagagggcggcgTCCATCGACAGCAAGACCACCCCGAAGGGGCGCGACCGCGCCCGCGACCGGAGGAGGACGGACTCCCACTTCTACCCCGGCGTGCGCTCCTCGGCCGCGTccttggtggaggaggaagaggaggaccgggaggaggcggagggggatggggagaaggagaacgAGGAGaacaaggaggaggaggtgctgagGATGCGGGAGGTGTCCCGGCGCGTCCTGCGCTACCAGAGCAGCCGGGAGAGCCTGTTGCCCGGGCAACACCTCCTCCTGGACCCCCCGCGGGGGCCGGGCGGAGCCGCCACTTCGCCCCTGCGCCGCGACGgcgaagccccgcccactccccgcACCGTGCTCAGCCCGCGCCTGCCCCCCAGGGCCACCCCTCCCAACGGCCCCAACCGCCGCCACTCGCCCGCCGTCTCCCCGGGCGACCGCCTCGAGGAGAAGCGCGCCCCCGCGGTGTCCCCCAgggtcccgccccctcccctggcaCTCGTGGGGAGGATGAAGTCCCTGGACAGCTGCCTCCCATCGGCCCCGCCTTCCCAgccctcccgccccgcccccaggacCGCCACCTCCCTCCCCGACTGCCCCATGCAGAGGGCCCCCTCCCGGGGCCCCACGGACGTCCCGCCCGCCTTCCGCTTCGGAGACATCTTCCAGAAACGGGCCAATCAGGGCTCGGCAACGGCAAGGCCGGACAGGCGGGGGGGGTCGGCCTTCGTGTCCTTCTTCAAGCGCCTGGGGGAGAGACCCCCCCCGACTCCTGCCAACGGGACCGCTGGAATCCTGAGGGCCCTGGGCCCCTGACCCTGGGCCCCCGCTCCCAGAGACACTCGTGACAGAGATCCAGaccgttttctgtttttaaattctctttgtttttaatggttttaaattTCTGAGCCTCGAGAATACCGGGTTCCTCCTAtcctcctgtttttttgtgtggggggagggactgtttttaatgaaaccaAGGCAAGCGTGCACTTGCTTTGGTCCCATCGGTAGAACGTGACCGAGTTCGTCGATGGACTGTGTGTAAGGGGACGTGTTTAGCTGTGGAAGTCCTTCAGGGTTCCCAAACTGTTTTGATAagatttacattatttattttctgaataggGTGCCCTGGCCTAAGGCGACAATGGCTGAGCATTTTAAACAGTGAGTCCGACTCACTCACTGTACATCCAAGTTCATCCTATCTAAAGTTCATTGTTTGGTAGTAATGTATCTTTTGGAAGCTGATCCTAAAACCACTCCGGTCCTGTTTAATTCTCGCACCCCCAACCAAAACCCGCCCCAACCCCCTCAGTCCACCTGCGTCTATCAACTTAGGAGACGTCTCCAAAAAAAACGggtcaaattatttttttttaataaagtgtGGTGTTCCATCATTCTCTGCATTTGgatgaaatcattttttccctctgtttttttcaattcaagGATCTGTCTTGCGTAGTTCGGTCCTAGATAAGGGGGGGAACTTGTgagaatgtggaaaaagtgatgtTGTCTCGTGCCTGGCGTCATCGTCGGGAGTATCGTGGAGGGATATTGAGGACATCGGGTTGGAGTCGCTGGAGACGTGCGTTTGGATAGGGACCACAGGCAGACATTACTGAGCCTCCGGTCACTAACTTGGTAAAACTTGTTCTGAGGTGCGCAGATTTTCGATGCCCGTTGGTATGcagttgcttttgtttgttattggATAATTGTTCACTGAGCACTTTTAAAATTGGACAGAAACCCCCTTCTCCCTTTCACATCGTGGAGAATACACAGATTTAAGTGGGTCAGTCTTAAATCAGCGAATTGTATTCACACACTCGTTCTGCTGGATCCTAATAGAGGTGGcacccattttttttccttttctttttgtaaaatttattttggactTTGGGGGAAAAATCTGCTCCCTGTAACAAACGTGctgcctttttttattaaaaagcattCATGTCCCAATGAGGTagtctctgttttgtttttatttccttcacCGTTTTTTTCAGCCATTCGGCGTTCGTCTGTCGAGACATCCGACTTTGTCGatgggtgatgtcacttcctgtcgggAGTGCTGACCGAGTGGAAAGTGAACTGGGCCCAGACGGGTGTCGATGTCCGAAGAGCAGACAAGTCGGGCTTTGTTTCGCTCGGTCCCGCCTCATCTATTATTGCTGCTCTGAGTCCTGCCAGGGTGACTGTCGGACTCTCGATCTCCTTTGGCTCTTTCTGTGAGcatcacggggggggggggtggtagaaAAACTGGCCCTTTCTGTTTCGCCTTGTTGCCAGGGAAACGGTGTTTACTTAGAGTGATTTCATCGGGCCCTGGTGACACAGGGAAAATAATGCCCCCTGGAACAGAGCGCTCTACACAGACAAGTTCTTTCACACACAGcggtgtctctctctttctccctctctctctctctgactttctttcactctctcactctgtctctaatgctttctctttctcactgtctctcttttgccctctcactctctctctcccgctgtctctctctctgtctctctctctctttttttgtctcttctctctcaagTCATTTTTGGTTTAACTCTCAACTAACTGACTGATCACCTGATTTCATAAcaccagaaccccccccccccgccccccttcagCTCCTCAGTGGCCGCTGCAGTGTGGAATTCATACCTGTGAGCCAGACTGAACCAGTCTGTCACCTGTGGGTCCTCTGCCGTGTTTACCTGGAGATGTGAACCCACTCTCAAGCATAAAGGTGTTTTTGTCTCATTCTGATTGAGAGTTTTAGGTGATTCTGAAACGGTCCCCACAAGGACAAATCCCAGGCGTGTGTGTAGAACCGGAGGAGACCGATGGCATTGATTGTGCTCCTCACCTGAAACCCTTTACAGGTGGGGCCGTTGAACCAGCACCCCTGTTGGGATCCAGCGCTGGTGGGAACCTGTTTTAACTTCCCCCAGCTGAGTCCTGTTAGGAGCTTCTCCACCCAACCGAAATGGAGCGGGGgataggggtgtgtgtgtatgtgtgagagagaatgtgtgtgtgtgtgtgtgtgagagagagaaagagagagacacagtatgggggggggggaggcagggatAAGGAAACACGAGGAGGGTGAGAGAAGAACAAGATCTGGACGGCCAGaatacaaagagagagagggagggagggagggagaggaggagacggAGCGAAACTTTGCCGGAGAAAGAGCGTGCGTTAAAAAGGCTGAAGTGTCCCGCAGGAGGCTGAGGACTTGAGCAGCGCGGGTTTGAGGGGGGGGAGCACCACTCCACTCAGGCACGGGCACACGAGGAGCACCCAGGCGAAGGGgtgcagagagcaggaggggtTCGGGACGTCCGCTTCCAGGAGCCCCCCCTCTGCGTGAGCCCAGAGATTCGGGAGGGTCGACTGGAGAGGTCAAAGGTAATTACAAAAGTGCTGGGTAGATTTGGTTATTGGGTGGGTGGAgtgggctggggagggggtcATATATAGAGAATAggctaaaaatatataatcgTAGACAAATTTGCTAATTATCagtttcagatattgcaatgtatagatatgtttttaaaaatgcactgcattgaAATCTATTTTTATAAAGTCAACAAATTTACAATCACTAATATAATCAATTTACCCAAGAGTGGAAAAACCTCAACATCTTTCAttctgctaatgctaatgttataCAGCTTGGAGCCGcataagtgtttttttattaatgttaaaaGCTTAAACTAATGAGTAAACAAACAATGAGTGGCAACTAATTTGTATGATTAATACAGTGTACAAGTAAGAATGCTGTgagcatatttcatatttaatttcacgCCGTTTTTAGATGCAAACGCATCAGGTTTGAGAAGGATATTGTGTATTGAATTTCAGTATGAGCACAACTAGGTACAGTTTGATGTACTGTCTTATGTATGTTGTTCATTGCTCCCAAATGTTTCCAATGGTACGCAACATTTGTGAGCGTTGAGTAAGTGATTGTGATCAAAAGTTCTCATAAGCAAATAGGACGGTTCTAAAGCCTGTTACTGTTCTCATCATGTTCACACAACATGTTCTCATCTCTTTTGAAACCAcccactcacatgcacaaatggAAAAAGCACAGTCTGTGTTCCATTGTCTGTTAAGTGCATCTGCAACTAGTAACTAGTTGATTTCATGCATTCTGCAAGTCACAGGTTCATGGTGTGATGGAAGAACCTTGCcctgaaatgtcaaaaaaaaaaagaatttgttaaaatgaaaatttcccccatttacaaacattaaaccaaattatgttttttgtcACATGGGGAATTAGAACCAACTCGATAATTTTTTGAGTTGCAAGACTTTTACATGTACATAAAGCTGGAATTGGAAAGTTAATTGTGTTcaagaacatacacacacacacacacaaaacacacatggcACCAATATGCAAGCTAACACTGCTATATTCCAGCATGCACTGACTCTGTGTACTACATAGGATATTCCCACATATAACACGAGGTGGTACTGAGCGAAAAAACATGTTAGTCAGCAATTAACTCAACGCAGATGCGTCTGTTTAGTCTGAAGTCGACTGAGGAAAGAATATGGAAATAATAATCCTAAAATTATATGAAACAAGGCTGAAGGCAAAGTGGCCAAGTTTCCTGATTGCAGCCAAAGTTTAAAGAGAATACATAATCTTGGACACAAATCTGTCAAAACGAGGTCCAGGAATATGGCACGTGCCCCTAGCAGGCTTTGTTGCTGTTTCATAATCAGTTATGCTTGAATTGCGCATCAGAGAGATTAATATTTGAGGATAGTTTtaacaaaagttttttgtttttgttttttttttgcttgtacaTTGTGGTTGAAGAACATTGtcaaggttttttatttttttatttgaacaattCCCGTGAAATTATGACCAGGAGTTAGGAATTAGTAAATGATACTAAGTGTGTGTTCTTTGAAAATGATCCATTCACCCTTGGGGATGGGGTGTTGAGAAAACAAAATTCACTTTGCCAACACTTTGCACAAGTGCCTGGGCAGCTGCTAAATTTAAACGCATTTCCCTGAGGTTAAACGAGAAGCCTTACAAAAGGAAGAATATCAGTCTTGTTTGCTGTTACCTTTGGCAGTTGGTGGCGGTTAATTTGTCACCCCAGCGGTGGGGAATGCGGGCAGCGTTAGATTTAGTGAGCGGTTTGTCACCGATGCCAACGAGCAAACACAAAGGTCTTCCTGTTGTCTCGGGGCCCTGCCTGTCCGTGTTATAGTGAAATATATCGACGTCCGATGCCCGCGGATTTCATCCGCCCCGTCGTGGCAACCTCCAAAGCGAACGTGTTTTTGCGACTTGGGCACGGAAATACGAAGCCCTCGAAGAGACCCGTTAGCCTTGCCGCTCAGTTAGAAGCGGCCATTTTGAGGCCTAGCGGCCGGTGTGTCGACGCTAAAAACGATCGCACGGAAACGCCGTGTGAGCTCCTGCTGTGGAATCTTTGCGCACAGTGCGAAGTCTGATTGATTATCGTGGCTGATATGTCACAAATCTGAGCCAATGGGAGTGTCCGACCTTGTTTGCCTGATTGTTCTTTCTATAgactaaaatgtgaaatgaatgttttcaacGTGCCGGTATTTTTCAATATGGTGAAAGTCTGACGGGAAGTCAACCtgtcaatgtaaaaaaaacaaaacaaactgtgtttttcatgtCAAGTAAAGCAAGAAACTCATGTTAAACTTTTAACCTGTTTCTTCTTACTAAAGCATTCTTGAGAAACAGCACTCATTAGAAAATTCACGAACACTGACATGCAAAAACATTAAGCATTGTCTCATGATTTGAGACAATGCTTACGTTTTCTGACAGTAATATTGTTTGACATGTTTTGACTTACCATCTCAATTTAGCAGGCACAGATGTTGCCTTGTGCGCCAAGGTTCTTCAGCTACGTCTTGAGggcaatgttatttttaaaatcctacATACTTTTCCGTGCACTGGATATTAAATAGACATCAAAGAGGCTCATTGTGTTCCTAGCAGGGTTCGTTAATTTAGTGTTCTATGCCCTCAGAAGAAGGCTCCTCCGTGTTTCCTTAGGGGAACCCTGTCTGGTTCAAGGGTTCAGACGAaatggtgcattctgggagctttCGCAATTTTCACACCCAGCAAAGAGGGTTCCATAAAGGACTGAAAGACAAGGAACCCCCTTTTTTCTCTGATGATGTAGCTTCAGTTGGCTGACCCTAATCggagccatttaaaaaacaaaatatgtgcaTAATGTTTTTTACGTGTACGTCAAGAAACAAGTCTTCTTAAGATACAGGTTGGTTCTCACAATATGCAGGAAAATCATTATCTTGCCAATAGTGAGAGGTA is from Anguilla anguilla isolate fAngAng1 chromosome 9, fAngAng1.pri, whole genome shotgun sequence and encodes:
- the fhdc3 gene encoding FH2 domain containing 3 — protein: MVTSPPFRPGSGPGGGVVGGDVFLRSVQRRSRMRNFNWDAIPRQSVLGKRNVWTARRGAEPEDFPLDIERMEELFSHGGPGGPPKERPASAAAKVATVPGRGGRGLPASAQAGEAVSILNAKKSMNVGIFLKQFKRPMREMVEDIQQGNWLKFGTGKLRELSKHLPEEGEVKKLLAFRGDLCRLCEADLFMVLLVKVPSYEARIRSLVLREEFFPLIEEMKQSIAVMTTAAKELLDCDDLHSIIRLVLKAGNYMNAGGYAGSAIGFRMASLLKLVDTKANKPSMNLMHYVAMQAQEIDASLLKFPNQLQNIGTAARIQKQEVETDFKREVEKVKEAKEDSSKQPELESQMESFLRRAEVRLAEVEVSLQALDSVSQSVAEFFCEDPALFRLEECCSIFHSFCDKFMRAVQENREREVAEQKKRQRLQNAAKRRSVATCSGLDRDKDLEDVALEAVLEKFLSSRGSRRRGGATAPAGGSLADLGLGKTTTTTSSTTTSVGEPQPKPCPFRGAEARMNGWNSAQDLSVSASARTGEGQPRGADERRERAASIDSKTTPKGRDRARDRRRTDSHFYPGVRSSAASLVEEEEEDREEAEGDGEKENEENKEEEVLRMREVSRRVLRYQSSRESLLPGQHLLLDPPRGPGGAATSPLRRDGEAPPTPRTVLSPRLPPRATPPNGPNRRHSPAVSPGDRLEEKRAPAVSPRVPPPPLALVGRMKSLDSCLPSAPPSQPSRPAPRTATSLPDCPMQRAPSRGPTDVPPAFRFGDIFQKRANQGSATARPDRRGGSAFVSFFKRLGERPPPTPANGTAGILRALGP